The Canis aureus isolate CA01 chromosome 11, VMU_Caureus_v.1.0, whole genome shotgun sequence genome has a segment encoding these proteins:
- the TEF gene encoding thyrotroph embryonic factor isoform X2, which produces MRGKGERLRWSGRRAGVVKREAKVQPRVEDKGLRPKRPHDTDSSRRQSDKEKGKEKLEEDEAAAASTMAVSASLMPPIWDKTIPYDGESFHLEYMDLDEFLLENGIPASPTHLAQNLLLPVAELEGKESASSSTASPPSSSTAVFQASETASSTESSLEKERETPSPIDPNCVEVDVNFNPDPADLVLSSVPGGELFNPRKHKFAEEDLKPQPMIKKAKKVFVPDEQKDEKYWTRRKKNNVAAKRSRDARRLKENQITIRAAFLEKENTALRTEVAELRKEVGKCKTIVSKYETKYGPL; this is translated from the exons ATGAGAGGGAAGGGGGAACGGCTGCGGTGGtctgggaggagggcgggggttgtgAAGAGGGAGGCGAAGGTGCAACCACGGGTTGAGGATAAGGGGCTGCGGCCGAAGAGGCCCCATGACACCGATTCCAGCAGGCGCCAATCAG ataaagaaaaagggaaggagaagctgGAGGAAGACGAGGCTGCGGCAGCCAGCACCATGGCAGTCTCAGCGTCCCTCATGCCGCCCATCTGGGACAAGACCATCCCTTATGATGGCGAGTCTTTCCACCTGGAGTACATGGACCTGGATGAGTTCCTGCTGGAGAATGGCATCCCCGCCAGCCCCACCCACCTGGCCCAGAACCTGCTGCTGCCTGTGGCCGAGCTGGAAGGGAAGGAGTCAGCCAGCTCTTCCACGGCatctcctccatcctcctccacTGCCGTCTTTCAGGCCTCTGAAACCGCGTCCAGCACAG aaTCCTCcctggaaaaggagagggagacaccGAGTCCCATTGACCCCAACTGTGTGGAGGTAGATGTGAACTTCAATCCTGACCCTGCTGACCTGGTCCTCTCCAGTGTCCCTGGTGGGGAGCTCTTCAACCCTCGGAAGCACAAGTTTGCAGAGGAGGACCTGAAGCCCCAGCCCATGATCAAAAAGGCCAAGAAGGTCTTTGTCCCCGATGAGCAGAAG GATGAAAAGTACTGGACGAGACGCAAGAAGAACAATGTAGCGGCCAAACGGTCCCGGGATGCCCGGCGCCTGAAGGAGAACCAGATCACCATCAGGGCAGCCTTCCTGGAGAAGGAGAACACGGCTCTGCGGACGGAGGTGGCTGAGCTGCGCAAGGAGGTGGGCAAGTGTAAGACCATCGTGTCCAAGTATGAGACCAAGTACGGGCCCTTGTAA
- the TEF gene encoding thyrotroph embryonic factor isoform X1, with product MSDAGGGKKPPVEPQAGPGPGPGRAAGERGLPGSFPLVLKKLMENPPREARLDKEKGKEKLEEDEAAAASTMAVSASLMPPIWDKTIPYDGESFHLEYMDLDEFLLENGIPASPTHLAQNLLLPVAELEGKESASSSTASPPSSSTAVFQASETASSTESSLEKERETPSPIDPNCVEVDVNFNPDPADLVLSSVPGGELFNPRKHKFAEEDLKPQPMIKKAKKVFVPDEQKDEKYWTRRKKNNVAAKRSRDARRLKENQITIRAAFLEKENTALRTEVAELRKEVGKCKTIVSKYETKYGPL from the exons ATGTCGGACGCGGGCGGCGGAAAGAAGCCGCCTGTGGAGCCGCAGGCGGGGCCGGGCCCCGGGCCGGGGCGCGCAGCTGGGGAGAGGGGCCTGCCGGGCTCCTTCCCGCTGGTCCTGAAGAAGCTGATGGAGAACCCCCCGCGGGAGGCGCGCCTCG ataaagaaaaagggaaggagaagctgGAGGAAGACGAGGCTGCGGCAGCCAGCACCATGGCAGTCTCAGCGTCCCTCATGCCGCCCATCTGGGACAAGACCATCCCTTATGATGGCGAGTCTTTCCACCTGGAGTACATGGACCTGGATGAGTTCCTGCTGGAGAATGGCATCCCCGCCAGCCCCACCCACCTGGCCCAGAACCTGCTGCTGCCTGTGGCCGAGCTGGAAGGGAAGGAGTCAGCCAGCTCTTCCACGGCatctcctccatcctcctccacTGCCGTCTTTCAGGCCTCTGAAACCGCGTCCAGCACAG aaTCCTCcctggaaaaggagagggagacaccGAGTCCCATTGACCCCAACTGTGTGGAGGTAGATGTGAACTTCAATCCTGACCCTGCTGACCTGGTCCTCTCCAGTGTCCCTGGTGGGGAGCTCTTCAACCCTCGGAAGCACAAGTTTGCAGAGGAGGACCTGAAGCCCCAGCCCATGATCAAAAAGGCCAAGAAGGTCTTTGTCCCCGATGAGCAGAAG GATGAAAAGTACTGGACGAGACGCAAGAAGAACAATGTAGCGGCCAAACGGTCCCGGGATGCCCGGCGCCTGAAGGAGAACCAGATCACCATCAGGGCAGCCTTCCTGGAGAAGGAGAACACGGCTCTGCGGACGGAGGTGGCTGAGCTGCGCAAGGAGGTGGGCAAGTGTAAGACCATCGTGTCCAAGTATGAGACCAAGTACGGGCCCTTGTAA